In Microvenator marinus, one genomic interval encodes:
- a CDS encoding alpha/beta hydrolase family esterase: protein MKTLLVPVLVISSGLLVGCRSLDSLETGPCLEEAIAGEAMTCSVGGTEREYDLVLPADYNPETPTGLVIVLHGGGGNKSATLRTTCPWGDIDDPECLHAVATEHSLAVVAPNGTDGFLDARSWNAGGGGDGFRCVGGNACDENTDDIAFTEALLDDIATRMNLDSGRVYVTGISNGGAMAHRLACELPERITAIAAVGGANQFTTNATCDPAITIPILQVHGTEDPCWRFEGGEPNCPVGQRDKKFVSVARTMSEWSALKRCSRTPLEDQLPDTESDGTTTLRRTWQECATELTLLKIEGGGHTWPRGFQYLGTNTIGPVPQDWGNEVIVTFFLKHRR, encoded by the coding sequence TTGAAGACTCTCTTAGTGCCAGTACTGGTGATTTCTTCAGGATTGTTGGTGGGATGTCGGAGTTTGGATTCGCTTGAGACGGGCCCTTGTTTGGAGGAAGCCATCGCGGGCGAAGCGATGACCTGTTCAGTCGGCGGGACCGAACGCGAATACGACCTCGTGTTGCCGGCGGATTATAATCCGGAGACGCCAACGGGCTTAGTTATTGTGCTCCACGGTGGTGGTGGAAACAAATCGGCAACATTGCGCACCACGTGCCCGTGGGGCGATATCGACGATCCGGAATGCCTCCACGCCGTTGCTACGGAACACAGCCTGGCCGTGGTTGCGCCAAACGGTACCGATGGATTTCTGGATGCCAGATCCTGGAACGCTGGAGGCGGAGGCGATGGTTTCAGGTGCGTGGGTGGGAATGCTTGTGATGAGAATACTGATGATATCGCGTTTACCGAAGCCCTGCTCGACGATATCGCCACCCGAATGAATCTCGACTCCGGACGAGTTTACGTCACCGGAATTAGCAACGGAGGCGCAATGGCGCACAGGCTCGCCTGTGAGCTCCCTGAGAGGATTACGGCTATTGCGGCTGTGGGTGGAGCCAATCAGTTCACCACGAACGCCACGTGCGACCCTGCGATCACGATTCCAATCCTCCAAGTTCACGGAACTGAGGATCCATGCTGGCGCTTTGAGGGAGGTGAGCCTAACTGCCCGGTGGGTCAGCGTGACAAAAAGTTTGTCTCTGTCGCGCGGACGATGAGCGAATGGTCGGCACTTAAACGCTGTTCTAGGACTCCTCTGGAAGACCAACTTCCCGACACGGAATCTGATGGAACGACGACCTTGAGACGTACGTGGCAGGAGTGTGCAACCGAACTCACTCTTTTGAAAATCGAAGGTGGAGGGCACACGTGGCCAAGGGGTTTTCAATACCTCGGCACCAATACGATTGGGCCGGTCCCCCAAGACTGGGGCAACGAAGTTATCGTCACTTTCTTCCTCAAACATCGACGTTAA
- the ygiD gene encoding 4,5-DOPA dioxygenase extradiol, with protein MDNITKMPVLFVGHGSPMHVIQDNEWSRGFKSIADHLPRPKAILSISAHWYVDGTYLTASESNKTIHDFGGFPQEMYEIQYPAPGAPSLAKRVTEIIERAELSDEWGLDHGTWTVLHYVFPDASVPVIQLSIDRRMEPKAHYELAKDLRSLREDGVLIFGTGNITHNLRAAFGQMRSGDPSTPAYSAKFDAEIRTSLENRDFENLWTAIGTEHGRLSHPTLDHYLPLLYCAAAVDESDQPNSLIEGFDHGLSMRSVLWT; from the coding sequence ATGGATAACATTACAAAGATGCCCGTACTCTTTGTCGGACACGGCTCGCCAATGCATGTGATCCAAGACAACGAGTGGAGCCGTGGCTTTAAGTCGATCGCCGACCACCTACCAAGGCCCAAAGCGATCCTCTCAATCTCTGCGCATTGGTATGTGGACGGGACCTATCTCACTGCGTCGGAGTCGAACAAGACAATCCACGATTTCGGCGGCTTTCCGCAAGAGATGTACGAGATTCAATACCCGGCACCAGGCGCCCCCTCGCTGGCCAAGCGGGTAACCGAAATCATTGAACGCGCCGAGCTCTCGGACGAATGGGGCCTCGATCACGGAACATGGACCGTACTCCATTACGTGTTTCCGGACGCGAGTGTTCCCGTCATCCAACTCAGCATTGATCGACGCATGGAGCCCAAGGCTCATTACGAACTGGCCAAGGATCTGAGGTCGTTGCGCGAGGATGGCGTCTTGATTTTTGGCACCGGAAACATCACGCACAACCTGCGCGCCGCTTTCGGACAGATGCGCAGCGGCGACCCGAGCACACCCGCATACTCCGCGAAGTTCGACGCTGAGATCCGCACGTCACTCGAAAATCGCGATTTCGAAAACCTCTGGACCGCCATCGGCACCGAGCACGGACGGCTAAGTCACCCAACGCTTGACCACTATCTTCCCCTGCTCTACTGCGCAGCGGCCGTCGACGAGAGCGACCAGCCCAATTCGCTTATCGAAGGCTTTGACCACGGACTCTCTATGCGCTCGGTACTTTGGACCTAG
- the udk gene encoding uridine kinase, producing MSTSNPKPVIVGVAGGTGSGKTTLAYKVLEGVGVGAALLSHDWYYKDLGELTLEERASVNFDHPNSLDNELLMEHLQLLKDGQTIEAPQYDFATHSRVPQGVEIKPCPVIVVEGILLFAIPDLRRLFDIKLFVDTDADIRVLRRVRRDIRDRGRDFESIRTQYYQTVRPMHLEFVEPSKRWADLIIPEGGENAIALDVIIERLKRFTA from the coding sequence ATGTCTACATCGAACCCCAAACCCGTAATCGTAGGTGTCGCAGGCGGCACGGGTTCTGGAAAAACCACGCTCGCTTATAAGGTTCTAGAAGGCGTGGGGGTTGGCGCAGCGCTTCTTTCGCACGATTGGTACTACAAGGATTTAGGGGAGTTGACGCTCGAAGAGAGGGCGTCGGTCAACTTCGACCATCCGAATAGTTTGGATAACGAACTCCTCATGGAGCACCTCCAGCTCTTGAAGGATGGTCAGACGATCGAAGCTCCGCAATACGACTTTGCGACGCACTCGCGTGTTCCACAGGGTGTTGAGATTAAGCCGTGTCCCGTGATCGTGGTCGAAGGGATTTTGCTCTTTGCGATCCCCGACCTACGTAGACTCTTCGACATCAAACTCTTTGTCGACACCGACGCTGATATTCGGGTGTTGCGGCGCGTGAGGCGCGATATTCGTGACCGCGGGCGCGACTTTGAGTCGATTCGCACTCAGTACTATCAGACCGTGCGGCCGATGCATCTCGAGTTCGTTGAGCCGTCCAAACGGTGGGCCGATTTGATCATTCCGGAAGGTGGCGAGAACGCGATCGCGCTCGATGTGATTATCGAGCGGCTTAAGCGCTTTACCGCTTAG
- a CDS encoding serine/threonine protein kinase codes for MSENTNLQSTLRPGEVVEGKYRIIALLAEGGMGAVYHAVQEPLGRDVALKILKNPQDSDEQRQLQYKRFFREAALCSRLNHPNTVMIFDYGNLTSIDGFFLVMEFLKGQPLRDLLNERGRLSVSLALHVAIQIASSLADAHKAGVVHRDLKPPNIMLVERGDDKHFVKVVDFGLVKDLNQGDDELTAENTLIGSPMYMAPERFLYHNADSAVVDVYSLGIMLYEMLVGRPPFVRDSDSTVHRIMMAHIQEDPPPMRAFDPKLQLPPGLESIVMKCLAKQPGERFESMDALIKALKGCLQAGASESSAFYAALAEDSGEHLRKSANYDSTPVNDHGTENTAIVTPSGMAASQQNQAPSLITSVPSIEVPKPATQPETQTLTEPAKSGSKAPLIAIGIAALVLVGLLAAFIFKTPAPANVSVDSDPQGASVLVNGALTGTTPTQIQVPVGEEVNLQLSAGDHETLEHRFVANQDTNLSLKLTPIIAEKTPEEPPLEIAPEVVPVEPEVVEPPKEKVAEKPKTKVKKDVQKTQKSKTPKEEPKKDDINMNR; via the coding sequence ATGAGCGAGAATACCAACCTCCAAAGTACCCTGAGACCCGGTGAAGTGGTCGAGGGCAAATACCGCATTATTGCCCTGCTCGCCGAGGGCGGTATGGGCGCTGTTTACCATGCGGTCCAAGAGCCACTTGGACGAGACGTTGCGCTCAAAATCTTGAAGAACCCTCAAGATTCGGACGAACAACGCCAGCTCCAGTACAAGCGTTTTTTCAGAGAGGCAGCGCTCTGCTCGAGGCTCAACCATCCGAATACGGTGATGATTTTCGACTATGGGAACCTGACCTCGATCGATGGTTTTTTCCTCGTCATGGAGTTCCTCAAGGGCCAACCGCTGCGCGATTTGCTCAACGAGCGCGGCAGACTTAGCGTCTCTCTGGCTCTGCATGTTGCGATTCAGATCGCGAGTTCGCTCGCAGATGCGCACAAGGCCGGGGTTGTTCATAGGGATCTAAAACCGCCCAATATCATGCTCGTGGAGCGCGGAGACGACAAACACTTCGTGAAAGTGGTCGATTTTGGTCTGGTCAAAGACTTGAATCAGGGTGATGACGAGCTCACCGCCGAAAACACGCTTATCGGCTCCCCCATGTACATGGCGCCCGAGCGCTTCCTCTATCATAACGCGGACTCCGCGGTGGTGGACGTCTATTCACTCGGCATCATGCTCTACGAAATGCTTGTTGGCAGGCCTCCGTTTGTGCGTGATTCGGACTCTACAGTTCACCGAATTATGATGGCGCATATCCAGGAAGACCCGCCTCCGATGCGAGCGTTCGACCCCAAACTCCAACTCCCGCCGGGTCTCGAAAGCATCGTGATGAAATGCCTGGCCAAGCAGCCGGGCGAACGTTTTGAGTCGATGGATGCACTCATTAAGGCACTCAAAGGCTGCCTTCAAGCAGGAGCCAGCGAAAGCTCGGCTTTCTATGCTGCGCTTGCCGAAGATTCCGGCGAACACCTCAGAAAGAGTGCGAACTACGACTCGACTCCCGTCAACGATCACGGCACCGAAAACACTGCGATTGTGACCCCTTCTGGGATGGCAGCTTCGCAGCAGAACCAAGCGCCGAGCCTCATTACGAGTGTCCCTTCGATCGAGGTGCCTAAACCGGCGACTCAGCCAGAAACACAAACACTGACCGAGCCCGCGAAATCAGGTTCAAAAGCACCGCTGATCGCCATCGGTATCGCGGCGCTCGTCCTCGTAGGGCTTTTAGCAGCGTTCATTTTTAAGACTCCCGCTCCGGCCAACGTCTCGGTGGATTCCGACCCACAAGGAGCGAGCGTACTCGTTAACGGAGCACTGACAGGGACAACGCCAACTCAAATTCAGGTGCCGGTCGGCGAGGAAGTTAATCTGCAGCTAAGCGCGGGCGATCATGAAACCCTGGAGCATCGGTTTGTGGCCAATCAGGATACAAATCTCAGCTTGAAACTTACGCCGATCATTGCCGAGAAGACTCCCGAGGAGCCACCTCTGGAGATTGCTCCTGAAGTGGTCCCGGTGGAGCCTGAAGTGGTTGAGCCGCCCAAAGAGAAAGTCGCGGAGAAGCCCAAGACTAAGGTCAAAAAGGACGTCCAAAAGACCCAAAAGTCAAAGACGCCAAAAGAAGAGCCCAAGAAAGACGATATCAATATGAATCGCTAA